In the genome of Bacillus sp. SM2101, the window TGTTGCAATCACTCCAACACCAATATTGTGTCGATATGTATAGTCATCCTTTTTATGCAATTCATTAAATAGATAGAAAAGATTAGGGATTTCTGCAGCCTGCTGTATCGTTGGAATGATATCTCTTTTAATTTCATAAAGAGGAATCTTATGCCTATTCTTTTTTTGCACAAATGAACTCATATTAACACCTCTCTATATTTGATTGTATCATAATTTCCAAACCCTTCCTATCATTAACATAACCGAAGAACTATTTTTTACTTTATTTACAATATAAGATACTTATGTAAAGTTTTCATTTTTCTGTTATTTCTGTCTATTTATATTGACTCAATAATATCATTGGTGTATATTTAAGACATCATTTAGCAGAATGTAAGATTTCATCATCTTAGACAGCTATTGATATTACAAAGCTTCAGCTTAATATATTCCGTTATTTGATAATAAATTATTTTGTAGCACTTTTGTGCAGGAAGTATTAGGAGGAAATCGTACTATGCAAAACGGTAAAGTAAAATGGTTTAATAATGAAAAAGGTTATGGATTTATTGAAGTTGAAGGTGGAGATGACGTATTCGTTCACTTCACAGCTATTCAAGGTGATGGATATAAATCATTGGAAGAAGGTCAAAAAGTTTCCTTTGAAATTGTTGATGGAAACCGAGGGGCTCAAGCAGCCAATGTTGTAAAACTATAAATTAAGCCATTCATTCACATAAAATTTGTTAAAAAAAGACTGTATGATACAGTCTTTTTTGTTTTGTAAAACCTATTTCCTATGGCCCTCACACGTTATGAACAGGTTGCTCTTTTTTAACTATAGTATGATTGCGCAAGCTACTATTCGTAGCATCCTTTCAAACATAATACAATGCAGGTCCATAAAATTATTATGATAATCTAAGTACTGTGGCATCAACGTTTGCAACATGACCTTATAAAAAATATTCAATTATAGTGAATAATCGTCTACCCTCCGACTAACTATATAGTCAGGAGGTGTATGTATTGACTAATGAAGAAAATGAAGTATACACAGGATATAATGATATACAAGATCTTAATATGTCAATTCAAAGTGCACAAAAAATAGTAGGACGTGCCACGATGAGTATGGATGAAGAACAACTAGAGGGAGCTACTCAGGCTGTTTCAGAAGCACGTTCTAAGCTTGTAGATGCAAATGCAAACTCAACTGGTTTTGATAATGAATTTTTACAACAATCAGAGAAATTATTATCACAATGTGAAGAGCAGCTCAATGAAGCAAAGCAGTAATACAAATCATTCTAATTAGAGTATTCACTTCATCTGTATTAAAAGAATTTACATTACAAGCTGGGATATTCACCGATTAACATAAAACCGCAATTATGCGGTTTTTTCCTCGTAGGCTTATTAGCCATCATCTCCAAAATGATTAAGCTAGTAATCCCTATCAAGAATTGGCATATTACGTTCAAGTCCTTCATTATTTTCTTTCCCACTTGGATATAATTGACCATGTGACAAATTCTCTCCATATTTCTTTAATAAGTTACCTACTGTACAAGTATGAATACAAAATGATTGTGCATACGTTTTCCCGTATTCTTTTCTAAAATTACTTTTTACAAAACAATCTTGGCAGTACGTATCGAGGATTTCACTTATCTGTTCAATAATTAGTTTTCTTTCCAAAGTATCCACCCTCCTTGTCATGACTACAATACATATATATGTTATGATAAGTTTTAAATTTCTACATTACTGTGAATGACTATCCCTTCCAACGCTTGGCTTGCAAGCTGATCAGCCTCACCATTTTGCTTTCTTGAAATTGGGTCGTAATGAGGATGAATACCTAATTGCCGTATCTTATCCTCTATTTTATCTAACCATGTATTATATACCTCATCAAAGCATGGCCAATCACCTGAAAGCTGTTTGAGTACTACATGTGAATCTCCACGAAATGTAACAGAGATATGGTGAATACCTAACTCTTCTACTTGCCCCAGTAAGTACCAAAGCGCTGCATATTCAGCTTCATTATTTGTTTCAATTTCTGAAAATAACGCATTGGACCTTAAACGATATTTTTTGTTGTTTTGACTATAATAAATAACTGCACCAAGCCCTGCTTGTTTGTTATTGTTATCATAACCACCATCAAAATATACAATTATATCGTTTGGTTCAGTTTCTAGTTCTTTAGAAAGCCTAATTAGTTCCTTCTTCGTCCATTTGTTATCTTTTTCATCATAAAATAATAACTCGTTTGTTCGTCCAGTACGTTCGAAATCTTCACTGATTGAAAGAGCAGCTTCCACGCTAATTTCCTCAGATGTTAACGTTATAACTTGCTTATTGATTGTTTTATAAGTCCATTCAATTCTAACTTTCATTTTTTCACCTTTCACCTCCGTTTTGTTCAAATGGTGAAATAATTTTTCGTAAGGCTCTTTTCGTAAAGTTTGTTGCTATTTTCACTAAAATTTCGACAGTATGATGAGTTTTATGAGAGCTCAATAATCGTATAAGTAACAAAGATGCCCGACGCCAGGTGTATACGTGCCAATACCTTTGAACGAAAAGTAACAAGCAATGCGAATGCAGCCTTTATTAAATAATGGTCAATTTAGATGAGAGGCTTTTCTGAACTGCATTAAAGATACATCGAACATGAGATGTTTACGTATTTTTATCAAACAGTAATCAACAGAAAAATAACCAAACATAAACACCAGTTTTGTATTCCCTATTTTGTAGTATGTATGATACACTACAATTTAGCTTTTTATTTAGATCGAGAAAGGAAGATAGAAATATTGAGAAAGTCCGTCGTTGCAGATGGTGCTCTATTACTTATAGCTTTCGTATGGGGTACCACTTTTGTTCTCGTGCAAAATGCTATTTCTTTTTTACATCCATTTTCCTTCAATGGTATTCGTTTTTTTATAGCTGGAATATTTTTATTGTGCTGGCTTATTATGTTTAATAAACAACAATTAAAACAGCTAAATGCAACAATGTTCATGTCTGGAGTAATATTAGGCATTTGGCTCTTTCTTGGTTATGCATTTCAAACATTTGGATTATTGTACACAACTTCATCTAAAGCTGGATTTATTACTGGTCTAAGTGTTGTACTCGTTCCTATATTCGCGGTTTTTTTATTAAAAAATAGCATGACACGTAATGGCATAGCTGGTGCTATGCTAGCGACGATAGGTCTTTATATGCTAACGATGGGTGACGAAGTTTCAATTAATCGGGGTGATGTTCTTGTACTATTTTGTGCCGTATCATTTGCGATGCATATTATATTAACAGGTAAATACACGAAGCGTTTCCCGAGTTTAATTCTAACTGTCACGCAAATCTTAACGGTGGCTTTTTTATCATTATTACTAGCGTTTCTTTTTGAAGATTGGAGAAATCAATTACAAATAAACATTTTACTTCAGAAGGAAGTATTTATAGCTTTAGTAGTTACTTCAATCTTTGCAACAGCCTTAGCATTTTTAGGACAAACTTTTTTTCAAAAGTCCGCTACTCCTACTCGAGTTGCGTTAATATTTGCAACTGAACCAGTATTTGCTTCTTTAGCCGGATTTTTTTGGGCGAATGAGCAATTAAGCCACATTGCAATTATAGGCTGTATTTGCATTTTTAGTGGCATGGTGCTATCAGAATTACCTGAAAGGAAAAATAAAGAAGTGAAATGTAGTACAGGAGTCGATTAGAAACGCTCCTGTTTTCTTTATGTATTAATTTTTAGCCTATAAGAAATTACATAAGGTTTTTAATGTAGGCAAATTGTACAGCTTCTTCGCGAGTTTTAATGTTGTTCTCTTGGAAAGATTCTAGTAAAGAGACAAAAAAACTTCCATCAAACTCCTTTTGTACCTTTAAAGTTATTTCTATCGCTGAATTAACTAGTTCATCTGTTGATTTTGTGTATTGCTGACCGAATGTAATAAATCCTAGCGCATCTTCTCGGAAATGAAAGCCTTTATTAGTTAAGTATTGAATGTATTCTTCGACTGTAAAAGCCTTATGTTTTATCATTATGCCTCAACCCTATCTTAATTTCGTTCGAATCCACAAAAAGTTTGGATAACACATTCCTTATATTAACGTAAATTCCTTAAAATATCTATTCGTTTTTTCAACGTTATGCGCTAACAATGTTATGGACATGATGATGCGCTAACAATGAGAGGACATAATAGAACTTTATTAATGAAAGGCTCTTTTCATCTTTGTTGCTATCGTGCCTAAACTAGAAGATTAAGATTTCGTTTTACGTAATAGTGATGCTTTACAGAAGAATAGATGCCCATAACACTAAATGTATAGGTGTTTACATCTTAGATCGTAGAGCTTCAATCAAAGAGAAAATAGCCTGATGAAAGACTCTTTTCGTAAACTTTGTTGCTTTTTCACTAAAAATGGGCTGTATGATGAGTTTTATTAAGCATTGTAAAAGCATAAAAAAGCCATGAACGCTGTGGTTTTACGTGCTTCTGTATTAGAACGAGAAGCAACAATTAAAGGGAAAAAAGACTATTGAAAAGAGACTAATCTAAGTTATTTAATGAGAGGTCAATTCATAATAAATGATGAAATGGATAAAATATTAGATGGAGGTGAGGTTGTTGACTAAACAAAGTAAAACGAGAGGGCGAGTTAGTTCAGGAGTAAATCCACAAGGTTATGGACAAGGATCTGCTGCAAACAATTCTCCAAAAAGCAAGCTAGAGAATGTTGCAAAGATGAAAAATACAAAATAACAGCATGATCATAGATCATAAACATACGGTATGCTATTACAATTGCTACTATAATAATAAAGGCATGTAAAACCCCAACAGTCAGCATTTTATGTATCAATTACAAATGGATGACTTTGGGGTCAATAAACTTTTACATTTACTCTTCTTTTTTACGGTTTTTCATTTTGTTTGATTCAACTTCTGCATATGACGCAAATTCATTGTTATAGTCATTTTTCTGTTTAGCGTTATTATTTCTTTGTGCATTTGCATTACCTGCTTTTGTTCTTCCCATTTTATCGTACTCCTTTACGGCTATTTAGGAGGTCGATCAAACCTCCAAGCTTAGTATAGGAAATTTGTACGAACATATACTTATTAATTTTTTACAATTTCATTATCATCATACGATATCCAATCACTCCAGCTGCCCACATAGAGTTTAATATTATTATAGCCAGCTTCTTTTAAAGACAAATAATTTGGGCATGCAGTAACGCCAGATCCACAATAGACGATTATATTTTCATCCTTATCGAGTTGTAAGAACCTGCTAATCTGCTCATCACTCGTTTTCCACATACCATTGGAATGTAGACTATCTTTCCAATAGTAATTAATAGCTGATGGAATATGTCCAGCAAGCTGATCAATAGGTTCTTCAATTCCTGCATATCTACTATTTTCTCTCGAATCAATAATAACAGCGTCATTACGTTGGCTATGCATTTTAACTTCTTCCATAGTTACCAACATATCATGCTGAATACGCGGAGTAAAAAAACTTCTTGTTACTGTTGGTATATCCGCTGTTATTGGCATGTGCCTTTCTTTCCATGCGGTATATCCACCATTCAAAATTTGTACATGCTTTAATCCAACATATAATAACATCCAGCAAAAACGTGATGCAAAGGCTCCTCCTTGATCGTCATAAGCTACTACCCTAGTATGTTGATCAATTCCTGCTGCATATAATTTTTCACAGAATTCTTCAATGTTTGGCAGTGGATGACGGCCTCCGTACTTTTCAATAGGGCCTGATAGGTCCTTATCTAAATCAAAATACAATGCACCTGGGATATGCCCTTGTATATAGCTGTTTAATCCTGCCGCAGGGTCTTCTAAGTGAAATCTACAATCAATGATTCGAACATTTGAAATATGTTTGTGTAACCAATCGACTTCAACAATATGTTTCATGTCCTCTCTCCTTTCCATTTATATAAACTTGGCATAGAAGCTAATGGGTAAAACAAGTATAAATATATACTCCTTTAGCTCTCTTCTTCAAAAAGGAAATTAGTTAATGAACTTAAACATCTTGTAAATTACATAGGTAATTGTTTAGCTCGTACTTTTTCTACGTTAAAACAATTCGCATTGATTAAACTTGTGCTCATAGCTCGTGGTTAATAAAAGAATGTAAGCGCTTTGCTTATCAAAACTCATTTCATCTATAAGAAGAAACTATTACAAACCACCTTTAAAATTGTCACTTCCGTAGGCTCTTTTCGTAAACATTGTTGCTATTGTTATCAAATTAGTACTATAAAAAGTGGTTGTTGTACAGAAGAAAAGATGGCACGAACTCTATTTGTGTACGTGTTTCTTCTTAATACGAAAAACAGCAATCAATGCGAAAACAGCTTTTCCGTAACAACAACGTATTACTGACCCAATTTATTTACAACAAGCTTTTGTGCGTACTCTTTAACCATCATGTTAGTAACATATTTCCTCGTAGGACTAACTCCCTTACTAGCTAGTGCATTTATTTGACTTGTTATTTCGTTAATGCCATCAACAGAATAAGGTTGATTCGCTTTACACAATTCAAGAGCCTCTTCAATTAAAGCTTCTCTTTGATTGTCCAATTGTACAAAAATCTGAATATGGCGATGCTGACTTTGTGAATGACTCGTAATTGCTTTGTGTACTTCTGACATGAGAGTTCCTCCTAAATATCCATATAACTCACTATAGATTGGCGTATTTCCTGTAACAAGGATACATCTACATTATCTGATAATGCAAGAATTATTCCTTCATAATAATCTTCATTTTCGTTTAATAACTTTTGCAGAGATGCTTGTACATATTGGTCGAAATTATACTGGTAATGGCTTGTCACTTGAGTTTTCATAGCTTTTAAAAAGCTATGTATAGGCTCCTCTAATTGCTTAACTATTTCATCACTCATCTTTTGTTTACCGTGTTTTTCGAAGAAAGTTTTTGCGTTTTTATACATCCCTATTACTTTATTTTTATTGACTTGATCTCCAATAAAAGGATAGTGAAAAGCTGGTGTAGGAAACTCAAACTCACTATTTATATTAAATTGTAAATGATCGTTTATTCCCACAATACGAATATTTATATCTTCTAATATTTCAGCAACTTGTTTTCGTAAAAATGCTTCAACACGTAGACTAGTTGCCCGTATTTCCTGTTCTAAATCGAACGATATTGCCGACAGTAATTCCTCTAATGCACCTTCCAATTTCACTTGAATATTTTTACCATCTTCACGTAAGGTCGAAGGGTTAAAACTTTCTTTAAATAAATCTGAAAAACGTAAAAAGTTCCGTTGTTGAATATAATAGACTAATTCTGTTATTTCTTGATCAATTGACCGCTTTTGACTGTCGATCTGGTAAGTGCTAATGATAGATCGAATGCTTTCTCGTTCATCTGTGGCTGCTAACAGCTTGCTATTTTTTTCGTCATTGCTGGTAGTTGCTGTTTTGATATAGTCATCTAACATATTGTTTACTTTCTCTATATCCGTGTAAGCAGAGCTTATCGTGATCTCTGCCAGTTCTTCGATGATAAATGTTTTAAAATCTCGTTCAAAACGTAAGATTCCTGAATAGTCTCCCATCTCAACATCAGCATCATTAGAATCATTTTGTTTTGCTGTTAGCGCCTTATGACTAGAGATTGGATAAAGACGTGGGTCCCTTATACCGTAAGAGACAAGTTGCTCGTCAACAAAGTTCATAACTGAACCGAGTTCCTCTTCTGAATGAGCCAAATCAGATGCGTTAACTACAAAGAACATTTTATCCATACTAAAAGTATCTTTCACTCTTCCGAGCTGAATAATAAATTCTCTATCTGCTTTGGAAAACGCATGGTTATAGTAAGTGACAAATAGAATGGCATCTGCATTTTTAATATAATCGAATGCTACATCTGTATGTCGAGCGTTCACTGAGTCCGCACCTGGAGTGTCAACTAATGATATACCTTGGCGTGTTAACTCACTATCAAAGGCTAGTTCAATCCATTCAACGAAGCACGCTTTTTCTTCTACAGATACATAGTCGGAAAAGGCAGCAAGGCTAGTGGTGATGATAGAGCCTAAGTTTTTGGACATTGTAGCATATCCACTACAAACAGCATGTAGAAAAGAATAATGTGATTGATCTCGACTATCAATAACCTGCTGACGATATGTACCTTGCTTTAATAACTTAATCGCATCTTCCAAAGTGCTAGCTTTCAAATTAAATATTTTTAACGATTGTTGCACATCTTCAAATATTTGTTGCTGTGTCTTTAATTTAACTTTTACCGTCCCATGTGGAAATTCGTCAGATGGTGGAATAATTTTGTTAATCGTTGCTGTTGTCGGATTAGGTGAAACTGGTAATACCTTATCTCCTAGGAGCGCATTCGCAAACGATGATTTACCTGCACTAAAAGCTCCAAATAATGCGACTGTAAAGTTTCTATTTTCAAGCCTTTCAGACTTTTCACGTAGCTCTTTAACAACCGTTGCAAAACCAGGTGTTGCTGATATTTGATTGCAAACATGGTTTAAGTATTTAATCGTTTCGTTAACGCGCCCCCCTTGATTACGATTGTTACGTAGTGTCAAGTTTGTATTATCTAAACTGCTATGAATCACTTGACTATCAGTTACTTCATTATCTTGATTTGCATCTTCCATTGAAGTAAAGACAATATGTTCTTCCAATAAAGCTTTCAACTCTTCATTATCCTGAGGAAGTTCATTTTGTCTATGAAGAAGATTATTTAGAGATTTTCTATGTCTCTCCTCCATCGATACCAATTGATCAAGCCCTGATTTAGCATCCATCAAATTGTTTTGCTGCTTAAGTATATTTTGTAACATATCAATTTGTGTACTCGTATGCTTGTTCAACTCAATGATTATTTTATTAATAATTTCATATGTTTCATCACGACACATCCTCTTAATCATTTGAACTACATCATTCGTATATGTCAGGACATAATCACCCGTTAGTCTTGCTCCTTTTTTTAATATGTTTTCCAGCATAGAAGATTCAAGTGTAATGGAGAAAGTTTGAATGTCTCTAGTCAATTCATCTTCAAGAATAGCCTGTTTTTTACAGAATTCTAAAAAATAATCCTTAATATGCCATTCCAGTTGTGAAGAAATCTTATCCTTTATATCTTCACACAGTACATCTAAGCGATCTTCTCGTTCCTTTGCAATTTTCTTTTTGGAGCTGAATAATCCTATTTTGAAATCAGCTTGACTAGCTTCAATAAATGCTCTTGCATGTTCTCTAGTAGAATATGGCATAAGATATGCATTGTCTAAAATAGCCTGTATGTCTTTTTTGCAATTTAACTCTGCGCTTTCCAATGCTTGTTGTTTCTCATCGATTTCTTGTTGTACATTATTTATGTTTGATAGAAGTTCTTCTCGTTCATTTACAGGTAAATGAGAAAGAGTTTTTTCAAATATATTTTGCTGATCTAATGTTTTGTTTACATAATATTGCAAATGTTCATTTAGTAATTTTTCAGCCGCTAATAAGCTAGTTTTTATGAGGAGGCTATCCTTTTCGTTGATTTTTTTCTGCAACAATTTTTTGACGCTAGCTAATTCATTTAATGGATGATCCTTTTTCTTTAAAGATGTGTAAAATATACCATCTGCTTCAACTTTCCAATTTAAAAAAGAATTTTTAACACCGTTTGCAAAATCAAAAAAACTAACTTCCTGTTCCTGGTGCTTATCAATTTGATTAATGATTAAATATACTTCTTTTCCACGATCCTTTAATTCCTTTGCAAATAGAAAATTTTCTTCTGATTGTACATGGTTATAATCCATTACAAAAAATATCGTATCTGCGATGTGAAGAGCCGATTCGGTCGCCAAACGATGCGCATCATCAGTAGAGTCGATCCCAGGAGTATCCATAATTGAAACCCCTAACGGAATGGAAGTTGTTTCTACACTAAGTTCAATAGATGCGACTGAATCACCATCTTTACAAAGAGATTTCACAAGTTCATAATTATACGGACCTTCATATTGCACCACTTCACCACTATGAAAGTAAACGCGTGCATACTTGTTTCCCCTCTTTACTTTAACAAGGTTGGCACTTGTCGGAATCGGACTAGTAGGCAATAGCTGTTCACCTATTAATTCATTGATCATACTTGACTTCCCTGCCGAAAAATGGCCACAAAAACCAATGGTAAATTCCTCACTTTGAAGTTTTTTCATTAATTGAACAATTTTCGACGCGGTTTGGCTATCACCTTCATCATTAATTTTATGATAAATATCGAACAATCCACTCGTAATATTTTGAGTTGTGTACTTTTTAACCCCTGTTTGCCCCATATACAATACCCCTTAACATTCTGACTGATTAGTTATTTTCTTATTTTACAATATTAAATATGATGTTTCATAGTAAAACTATAAATTATTAAGAAAAACCCTAGTATCATGAAGATTTTGAAATTGAGCAACAAAGCCATATCACTTTCCTATCTCTAATCAGGCTCAATACGAAATAGGCAAAGAAATTATTTTCTTTCCCAAAGGACATACATTGTAGTCATTTTTAGGACGCTCTACGTAAACGTTGATTTCAATATTAACCTAGTTGACGATTTATAAGCTTGACTCCTAAGATTCAATAACTAATTTTCTTTCTTAGCTTAGTTTCGTGGCATCTTTTCTTCAATATCATAATGAAAACCAAATAAGACTTCTATAGTAATTTTGTATAAAAAGCAGCATAGTTTGCGAAAGGTTCTCAAATAACAAGCACCTTGAGCATTACATATCTAGTTATTTAAAAAACACAAACATGTAAGGTCTGAAAAAACAGATAAACATCGTTCATAATTTGTTGCTATTTTTACAAAAATACAACATATAAAGGAAGGTTTTGGACAAAATCAACGGATTGTTCTATCAAGCTATGTAACTCTAATTAAATGTGAGTATAACGATAACTTTAAATAAAACGGAAGACCATTGTGAAGAGTTTCAAATAAAAAGGACTTCCCCTGTTTGGAGAAGTCGAACGTTTTAAAGGAGTTGTTGTTGTGCATTATTATTATAAATCTAATAATCATTACGTTCAGCACACAATTATTGGAATTGCACTATTAAATCTATTAAAATTTATTAAATCTATTAAATTCATTACACAAAACAATATTATGAGGTAATATAGTAATGGGTATATTTTACCCGATTACAATCCCTGAAATAAAGATGGAGGTGAATTCAGTTTGGCCACATTAAGTTCAAAAGTAACAGGTGTTTTAAACAGCACTATTCATGTAGTTAAAACCGTAGTACCAATAGATGTAACAATTGATAAACCAGCGTTATTCACTCAACCGTTACTGCAATCCTCAATGGGCGTGTTAATTGGTATAACTGGGGATATAAGAGGAAGGTTAATAATAGAGGGAAACCCAACTGTATTTGGTGGAGTTGGTGAAATCATGTTCGGTATGCCTCTTGAGGGAGAAATGCTTGAATCATTTACAGGAGAGTTTGGTAATATGATTGCAGGTAATTTGTCTACACAACTTTCTCAACAAGGGATCAATATTGATATTACACCTCCTACAGTGTTAGTTGGTCAAACAAAAATCTACGGCTTTGAAAAAGCCTTTAGAGTTCCCATTCAAGTGGAAGCGATGGGAGAAATGCAAATCATTTTAATGATTGAAATGTAATCAAATACACAACCAAGCAAAACAATCGACAAATAGTCGGTTGTTTTCTGCTTTTAATTGCTTGTTTTCGTATTAATTGGTGTTATTCGTTCTTAGATATAAGCACATATAAATCAGTTGTGATGGCACCTTTACTATTTTATCATTGCTGAACTTTAATAAAACTCATCCCTCTGCCCATTTTTAGTAAAAGTAGGAACAAAGTATACGAAGAGGGTATTTTAATGTCACTTCCAGCCCTATAACTATCACCTTATGACAAAAGTCACAAGCAGACAACTCAAATCTATTTAACTATTTCACATTTTTTTCACAAATTGTTTTTATTTTTTGTGATATTTATCACTGATAAATTAATTTATCACTATTATCATAGTGTTTATATTACATATGAACAATTTGTGAAAACCTAATAACTGTATGGATTTTACACATTAGTCTAGTAAGATAATAGTGTAATAATAGGAAATTTGTTCAATAGCGAAGGGAGTGAGAGAGATGCCGAAAACTGAGCTTCAAAATCAAAAAACTAAAATAGAAAGTGAGCCTTCATTAAAAGGAGCGTTAGCTTCAGTAATGTTGTTGGGTTTCTTTCTAATCATTACTTGGTTGGGAGTTTATTTTTTATTTGTAGACCGCTTATAGAAGGAGGGGAATTAGTCGATGCACATGCACAAGTTTGAAAAAATATGGTTGTTATTTGGAGTTGGAACTCTACTTGTCTTCTTAACTGTTATAGGTATTAGCGCATTTTATTTAGGAAACCAACCTCCTAGTTGTTTAACAACAATTGATCCAGAAAAGGTTGACCAAACAGCACCATTTGATAATCCAGGGTTAGTACAAATCGGTGACAATGAATATCAATTAACATTTGTTGCTTCTGCATTTAGTTACTCTCCAACAAAAGTACAAGTACCAAAGGGTGCGAAAGTAAAAATCGTTGCTACAACGAAAGATGTTATTCACGGCTTTGAAATAGCAGGTACAAATGCAAATATGATGCTTGAACCTGGGTACATAAGCGAAGTAACAACTACGTTTGATGAAGTTGGAGAGTATTTAGTTTTATGTAATGAATATTGTGGAATAGGTCATACTAGTATGACTGCAACAATCGAGGTGGTTGAATAATGAGTATTGTTGAAGCGAAAGTTGATCGACGCGATGGAAAATTGGCAATGGCACATATTTATGTCGCATTTATTGCACTAGCACTCGGAGGATTAGCAGGATTATTACAAACACTTGTTCGCTCAGGGGAATTTACCCTCCCTTCATGGCTTGGCTATTATCAAATTTTAACTGTACACGGCGTATTACTTGGTCTTGTTTTAACTACATTCTTCATTATCGGCTTTCAATTTGCCAGCCTAAGTAGAACAGCAGGTGCATTATCCAATAAGGTTCGCTTGACTGGTTGGATCGGGTTTTGGATGATGACCATTGGTACGGCAATTGCCGCAGTATTTATTTTATTGAATGAAGCATCAGTACTTTATACATTCTACGCTCCTTTAAAAGCACATCCAGGTTTTTACATAGGCTTAACTTTGGTTGTTGTTGGTAGCTGGGTAGCTGGATTTGCTATGTTTGCACATTACAGAAAGTGGCGTAAACAACATCCAGGTGAGATTAGTCCACTA includes:
- a CDS encoding ribonuclease H family protein, whose product is MKVRIEWTYKTINKQVITLTSEEISVEAALSISEDFERTGRTNELLFYDEKDNKWTKKELIRLSKELETEPNDIIVYFDGGYDNNNKQAGLGAVIYYSQNNKKYRLRSNALFSEIETNNEAEYAALWYLLGQVEELGIHHISVTFRGDSHVVLKQLSGDWPCFDEVYNTWLDKIEDKIRQLGIHPHYDPISRKQNGEADQLASQALEGIVIHSNVEI
- a CDS encoding sulfurtransferase, which encodes MKHIVEVDWLHKHISNVRIIDCRFHLEDPAAGLNSYIQGHIPGALYFDLDKDLSGPIEKYGGRHPLPNIEEFCEKLYAAGIDQHTRVVAYDDQGGAFASRFCWMLLYVGLKHVQILNGGYTAWKERHMPITADIPTVTRSFFTPRIQHDMLVTMEEVKMHSQRNDAVIIDSRENSRYAGIEEPIDQLAGHIPSAINYYWKDSLHSNGMWKTSDEQISRFLQLDKDENIIVYCGSGVTACPNYLSLKEAGYNNIKLYVGSWSDWISYDDNEIVKN
- a CDS encoding DUF6123 family protein — its product is MIKHKAFTVEEYIQYLTNKGFHFREDALGFITFGQQYTKSTDELVNSAIEITLKVQKEFDGSFFVSLLESFQENNIKTREEAVQFAYIKNLM
- a CDS encoding DUF2564 family protein, which codes for MYVLTNEENEVYTGYNDIQDLNMSIQSAQKIVGRATMSMDEEQLEGATQAVSEARSKLVDANANSTGFDNEFLQQSEKLLSQCEEQLNEAKQ
- the cspD gene encoding cold-shock protein CspD → MQNGKVKWFNNEKGYGFIEVEGGDDVFVHFTAIQGDGYKSLEEGQKVSFEIVDGNRGAQAANVVKL
- the sspL gene encoding small, acid-soluble spore protein L; protein product: MTKQSKTRGRVSSGVNPQGYGQGSAANNSPKSKLENVAKMKNTK
- a CDS encoding YpbS family protein: MSEVHKAITSHSQSQHRHIQIFVQLDNQREALIEEALELCKANQPYSVDGINEITSQINALASKGVSPTRKYVTNMMVKEYAQKLVVNKLGQ
- a CDS encoding DMT family transporter produces the protein MRKSVVADGALLLIAFVWGTTFVLVQNAISFLHPFSFNGIRFFIAGIFLLCWLIMFNKQQLKQLNATMFMSGVILGIWLFLGYAFQTFGLLYTTSSKAGFITGLSVVLVPIFAVFLLKNSMTRNGIAGAMLATIGLYMLTMGDEVSINRGDVLVLFCAVSFAMHIILTGKYTKRFPSLILTVTQILTVAFLSLLLAFLFEDWRNQLQINILLQKEVFIALVVTSIFATALAFLGQTFFQKSATPTRVALIFATEPVFASLAGFFWANEQLSHIAIIGCICIFSGMVLSELPERKNKEVKCSTGVD